DNA sequence from the Eulemur rufifrons isolate Redbay chromosome 6, OSU_ERuf_1, whole genome shotgun sequence genome:
CCACGGCTTATCTGAAGTCCTGGGTAAACAGATTATTCGTGACATGTTTAGGAGTCAATTTCCCCTTCATCTTCAGGGAGGCCTGTAATCCATTCTTACTATAGAATCCAAGGAATTTCATCTTTTGCAAACTTGTTTAGTCCATTTCTTGGAGCAGGGAGACTAAGATTCCCTTCTTTGCTGCCTTTTACCCATTACTGGAGAAAATAATCAGGCTAGATAAGGAGTTCTTTACTGGAGTCCATAGATGAATTTCACAGGAACCCTGACCTCCTGAAATCATACACAGCATTTGATTTGTGTTTGTACAGCTTATCATTACAAGGTGATCAAGGGAGTCCATGGCTTGAGAAAGGTTAGGGACCAATAGGCAGGAGTGACTTCCTATAACAGAGCTTCCAGGCCCAGAGAACCTTCTCCAGACTGCATCCTCTAAGCACTTCTTTTTGTGTCTAGCAGAGACTGAAATAATGTgttataaatgtagaaaatatcaTCTTGGGTTGTGCTATGATGTCATGAAATCCTGCAGCCTGAAGTACAAGCAGTCCTGTGCTGTTGAGAACATCTATATACTTACAAGAAAAGGTAACATGGGGTATTGAGTAACTGAGAAATAAACACCTCCTTCTCAGAGAACAGTGGTGTCCTTTTGTCCCCAGAGTGAGTGGGTGAACGGGATGGGTGAAGATGGAGTAGTCAGGTAGAAGGGATGGCAAAGATGGACTTTTCTTTAAGACAACATGGGATGAAGGGGAGGCTGATGTCTCTTACCTGGTAGGGAACAAAATCTACTCTCTGGGTCAGCAATTACTTCATTTGGGCCTAGAACAAAGTTAGTAAGGGTCTGAAGACAGGTTATTCTTCAGAATACAGTAGGAGGAAGTGAGGTAATTATAGTTGTAttccctctcttttccctcctcaGGGAAGAGTATGTATCATTATTCAAAACTGTCGTGTATGACCAACTGTGAAGACATCAACTTCTTGGGTTTTGAAAAGAGGACTGAGCTTATCTGTTGCAACCATAGTAACTATTGCAACCTCCCTGAGGGACTCTAGTTATACAACCCTCCTGGATTTTGGATCATTTTTTAACCCACTATCCCCTTTTCCTGTTTTTCCAAACCTGTATTTTGCTCTTCTCTTCTAACCAAGAGTGTAGAGGGAGAAGGCGGCTGGCAGTGAAAAGAGAAACAAGGAGGGCAGCCACGTCTCGTGAGTCATGGAGTACTGGACTGAATCTTTGCAAGTCTCTGTTTTAGTTTCCTCATGGTGATGCTGCCATGAGTAAGCTCAGACTTGGTCATTTATTATCTCCTATATGAAAAATGTGAATACTTGGGCCAAAATAATCCCAAACTTGTCCTAAGAATTCTGTGACTCTACTCTCCTCATCTGCACACACTCCTCTGGGCTGAGGTTCTCCTAGGGTGGGCCCTAATACTTCCTGGCACTGTCCTTTTGCCTTTGGGTTCTGAAGAGGGCTGACCTCGCCTTCCCAATTTGCTGGAAACAAGAACCAAATctttctaaatagattctagttatcagctctttatcagatgagtagcatgtgaaaattttttcccattctgttggttgtctgtttgctctcgtgacagtttctttggctatgcagaagcattttaatttgatcaggtcccatttatttatttttgttgttgcctttgtggtcttcttcataaattctttggctaggtcaatttcccacattttcttctagaattctaatagtttcacgccttaggtttaagtctgttatccactgtgatttgatttttgtgaaaggtgaaaggcgtgggtcctgtttcagtcttctatatgtgaactcaggaaaatcagcaagaaaaaaatcaaacaaccctatcaaaaagtgggcaaaggacatgaacagaaacttttcaaaagaagacagaagaatggccaacaaacatgaaaaatgctggactctctaatcatcaaggaaatacaaatcaaaaccacgatgagatatcacttatctccagtgagaatggcctttatcaaaaagtccccaaacgataaatattggcatggatgcagagagagaggaacactcataccctgctggtgggactgcaaactagtacaacctctgtggaaagcaagatggagacaccttaaacagatacaagtagacctaccatttgatccagcaatcccattagtgggcatctactcaaaagaacaaaagacattctataaaaaagatatctacactcgaatgtttatagcagcacaattcacaattgtaaagatgtggaaacaacccaagtgcccatcaatacatgaatggattaataaaatgtggtatatgtataccatggagtactactcagctataagaaataatggtgggccgggcgcagtggctcatgcctgtaatcctagcactctgcgaggccgaggttggaggatcgctcgaggtcaggagttcgagaccagcctgaacaagagggagaccccgtctctactaaaaatagaaagaaattaaccggacaactaaaaatatatatatagaaaaaaattagctgggcatggtggcgcattcctgtagtcccagctacttgggatgctgaggcagtaggattgcttgagcccaagagtttgaggttgctgtgagctaggctgacaccacggcactctagcctgggcaacagagtgagactctgtctcaaaaaaaagaaaggaaggaaggaaggaaggaaggaaggaaggaagaaagaaaggaaggaaggaaggaaggaaggtgttgtagcacctcttgtattttcctggatagagctggaacccattctactaagtgaagtatcccaagaatggaaaaataagcaccacatgtactcaacatcaaattggcttcactgatcatcacctaagagcccatatgggaataacattaattgggtgtcgggcagatgtgaagaggaggaggaggggatgggtatatacatacataatgagtccAATGTGcaccgtctgagggatggacacacttgaagctctgacttggggcggatgggggaagggcaatatatgtaacctaaacttttgtacccccataatatgctgaaattaaaaaaaaaaaaagaacaaaatctttCTCTGTTAGAGCTATAAGGGGAAtcttgggcaaaaaaaaaaaaaaaaaaaaaaaaaagacagagatcaGGATGAGACATTGAGAAAGATTTTAGGGGCATTTCAGTTTCTAGAAGCCAAGATTTAAGAGGCAATTTTGTGTGGGTGGAATTGGCTTGAATTGTCATGGCCCTGGCTGGCCGAGTAACCCTGGGCACTACCTGCTGTCCTACACCAAGGAAATAAGAATCTACAGGTGAAGGATTTGTCAGCATCATTGTGACTTTCCTCTGTAGGCTCTGATGGGAAGAGGGGCTGTTACAGAATTGGCTCCCTAATAATGGGGCTGATAGGATAGTGGAGTAGCAAAAGCCAGGTGTCAGCACCCAATTATTAGATTAAAGGTGGGTATAATTACTACAATGGGTACCAAGACTGGAAGGTAGCCAGAGGAGCATGGCTTCTAGAACTCTATGGAGATAACTAATAAAACATAGTTTTCTTAGGGATAAGGCACGTCTAAGAGTAGTACTTAATATACAtgatcaaaagaaatgaagaatggaTGAGCAGAATACTGGCTTCAACTGACCAATGGAAAGTCATAATACTTTGCTCAGTTTTCATACCTGAACCAGTTCTCAGACCAAGGAACCTTAAGCCAATGGCCATTATATGGTGTGGTCTCCCCAATAGATAAAAATGTGAATCTGGGAGTCAACACTTTACCTGGTTGGGAACCCACTGGGAAGCCACTTTGGGAATTTGTATTTGCTGTGCTGCAGCTTGAGGCTGTGGGCATCTAGTGCCCTGATTCCCAGAGGATACACCCTTTCATCAGATGGCTCAGTAGGTGTCTCACTAAACCTAAAGCTGTGGATGCCTCCTGGACAGTTGGGGCTGCTTGTGTTGGTAGAATAACAGATACATAAAAGAGTTAGCATATTAGAAGAGGTAATTAACCCTGAACAtcatgagaaagaagaaatgctaCTACATGTGGAGGCAGGAAGGAATATGTTTGGCATTCAGGCAATCTACCAGGGCATCTCTTATTGCTCACCTGCCCAGTTTGAACAGGCAAGTATAACACCATAACTTCGCAAGTTCATAGTAACCTGGAGTTCAGACAACTTTAGGATGAGGGTCTGGATTATCCCACCAGTCAAGCAACCTCGCCCAGCAGAGGTGAGGGTGGGTTGAATAAGGAAGAGATGATGAGTATCACTCATGTCCCCTTGGCCAATGGCAACAGTGGAGAGCAGTTCTTCCTGCTAACCTCCTTTTTATAACATTTccaagaaattctgacacatttgGGAAAACTGCTttggtattataattttaatgtgaGAAACAAGTTGCTCTCAGTGCACAAGGCACAGACCATAATAGATACAATTGGAGCTCAGTCCAGATCCTCTTGGTGGTGCTGTGATTATTATCTGGTAATCGCTAACAATGACACCCTGCTCCTGACACTTGCTCTTAAACCAGGGGAACTACTTCAGGTAGAAATGCCTTCCATTGAGGGTGGCACACAAAAATGACTGATGCAGGGCACGTGAGGTTGCTCCTTTGCTTTGAAACGGGATAAGTTTGTGCTGTCAATTAAACTCTGACACTCTTTGGGATCAGCTTGATGCTTAAGTtgaaaccatattttttttttttttgccttgtttcTCCCTCCATTCTATTCTGCTTTCTTCACTCCTTTACAGGTTATTTCTGAAAGCACTTTTTCAGTAAATTACTTCCACTAGAATTTATATCTCAGGTTCTGCTTCTAGGGAACCAAACCTAAGACACTCAACATTTCAGTTGTATAGTCTAGCCCACAGGTCAAATCTTTGTGCATTGGCCCTGCAACTCCTGAATACACCTGTTTTAGTACTTTGTGGCATCCATTGTGGGTCGCATACACTGATCTATCTCACCTGCCTGTCTTAAGGTTTTAGCCAAAGTTTTAAGAATGATGTTGGCACCATTTGGGTCCAAATAGaaaacagatggcacactcaTCAAGAATTTCAAtgagtttttatttatgaaagacCTAATTACACAGGTTTATGCAGAGAATAAGGAAACCACAAGGAGAGTTCAGGAACCTAGAGCAAGAGGAGGTTGAATTTTCACCACCCTTATCGTAAAGGAATGAGGTGGGAAAGGTGTTGCTGGGACTGGGAAGCAGGTGTGCCAAGCAGTGACTTTTTGTTGGGGGCATAGCCGGCCCAGGGCCATGTCCTATGGAGGGAACAAGGAGACTAAAGACTGTGACCTCACACTAGCCCCTTCTATTtctctgcagaagcttttcacTGGTCACTCAAACAGGGTCTGGAGGCTTTGGAGGCCCAGTGATATAATCCATATATCATATGGGTCAGAGACAGGGTAGACAAGGGTAGAGAATGGATCTGAAAGGGGTATTTGGAGGAAAACTCCAGTACTCCCAGCACACCCCACCCTTTTTGCCTCTGAGCATCCATTCTTCTCCTTCATCTGGGTGAAGGAGTGCACAGATTCCCACTACAACCATGTCCTTGGGCGGTGATAGTAATTCAGTCATACTATCACCAAAAACCATGAAGCAGCCATCATTGGGGCTCTTTCTATAAGTCTGGTGGGGGAGACAAGGGAGATAAATGAAATGACTAAGCAACATACAAATGTTTTCTGCAGCCCCCACTTCTGTAACTGGCTACGAGGCCTGAGCTGACGGTTGTATCTGCATCCCACGCTTCTGACTCCATGCGCTCTCACTTTTGCAGCATCTCAGCCAGATGGGGTTCTTGGCCTGGAGGCATACCCCAGCCCTCATTCCTGCAGGATCTGAATGCTTGCTGGTTTTGTCTTTGTTGTGTCGTTACAGTTTTCTGTTGAACAGGACTATTAGGCAAGGGAGTAATAAAGATGTCCCAGATAATCCCTTGATTTTCACACACCATTTTTCTTGCCCCCATTGTGTAGTAGAAACTTAAAACCTTTGTTGTAATCAAAATGAATGCTCCAGTCACTGTACTGGAGTCAGTACAGTGACTGGAGAATTGGACAGAAGCCTATTGGACAGAAGCAATTGAGACGCTTTGATATTCCgctctctcctctctcatctCTCGCTTCCCACTCTCTCTTTCTATCACAGAGCCACTGAGGCATCCTAGGCTGAGGGTATCGACTCGACACCATGAGAGAATTTTTTGGTATGTGTGCCTCAGGTTCAGTTGTtgatataataaatgaaagataaaggAATTCCAAAAACGCCTTCTCAAAAGAATTCCCTGCCTTGGGAGGCTAAGGTCATGTTGcataatctgattttaaatgtCAAACTCTGCATATTACTACattgtttcagttttctttttaatgtaccAAATCTTGTTTCATTTCTGGGTTGGGGGTTATGTAGGGCGTACTAGAGTCAAGTTGGTCCtgcagaaagcaagagagaaaaatcatGTCAAAAGTAAAATATACCTTTCCCTGTTACGAATTCTCCCAGTCTCAGAAGCCTCTGCACCCGTGTGCAGGACCTTGGCTGCTCCACCATATCTGCTTATGCACCTCTTGACAAGGCCAAGCTTGGGTTTGATATGTCAATTTGAGAGCCTTCTTATTTCTTCTACAAACCAAcagtctttcttctctcttcctcctgttgAATTAACTACATTAACAGTGAGAATTTTCCAGGAGCTCCTCTTGTACCTCATGGAATTTAAGCTTCTACAGTAATGTTTCACTGTAAAAAACGTGGATATCTTCTCCAATGAGTCCTGAATTCCCCAATGTTTTTCTGATGTTTCTGTTTCCAAATTATTGCCTCTGCTATAATTTATCTAACCTCAGTATATCAGCAAAgacattttggttttcttctacTATGTGATCAGAAATTTAATTTGCTCTAACATGATGTACGAAATCAAAGGAAAATCTATCCTAAGGCTGTTACAGATGGGTCATCTACCCTGAGGCATCGGCTGCTTTGAAACCACAGGTGCTGTCCAGGACCAGGCCCTGGAGAAACTCTTGTACTCTTGGCTGCCCTCTGCCTCAAGGAAGGACACGCCTCCATGTTTCAGGGGTTTGATTCAGCAGCAATTCCAAATACTCCTCTGTTTCTACAGTTTCTGTAAACACCCCTTTCAAAGGGCTCTTCTCACAAGTACATTTGAAAGAAGGGAGATTAGCCGTATTTCACTCATGATTCAGTTCAATGTTATATCTGTGTGTCTCATTTCCACCATGGACCCTGGTTCATTTCATATTGCTCACTCTCTGAGACTCCTCAACTACTGTCTttgatacaataaaatttattatgattttaacaTTAAATAGATAATGAGCACTTTCTCATGACAAGTGCTGATCTAAGCCATTTAGGcatattatcacattttatttttattaccaccTTATGAAGTGCAGGGAGGTCAAGTTACTTTCCTAAAGTCACATAAGTGGTAGAGCTGTCATTGGTAGGGAGAAGCCATAGGAGCATTATCCTGAACTGATATGAAGCTGCTCCCATGAAATGGGCTGCACTAGAGAAGTTAAGGCAGGAGGGCCCAGGTTCTCTACTCACAAAAGCCCCACCACTCAGGGCTGTATGGATGTATCAGGATCACTGAACTGATATATAGGTGGAGCGAAAATGTGAACCACACACTAAATATGACCATTTCCGTAGTTCAATGGAAACAGAAGGAAAGTGAAGTCTATCCCAGGTGGTCCCCTTATGGACATAACACAGCTCCTCacttcttcctctgcccccaAGTCTTTCTTCAAAGCATCATTGTTTTCCCTCATCTACTTTGTTCTAAGTAGCATCCTCAGTACCTTGAGCACCTCCTCAATACCTAGCAGATGGAGGCCATCCAGAATATACTTGTCGAAGGAATGAATCTAGGAATAGGTTAGGCCTGTCCACCCCCTAGCAGTATGATAGTGGTATTTAGTACCTCATAGAAGTTTATTTCCACAGCAATGAGTTGATCAGCATTGATGCAGGCTCAGGGCTTGTGTTTAAGGAGGACAGTCTCGGATGGGCTTTAGCTGTCTGAATTAAGCAAGAGCAAAGGGTGGTTTCGGCTCTTGATATCCCATTCCCCTTAAGCTCTTCCCAGTGATGCAAGGTAAAACAATGTCTCTTCCATCATGGGGGGCCCAGTTAGAAACTGGCTTATCCCAAATGTAAGTATCAATTTAcagagataaatatttttctgaataaattataatttatttcatcagcCATGAGGATAAAATTAGCATTAACAAGCTCAGTGTTACTCAGTCTTACTTATTCTTTCTCCCACTTTAAATCCTGCCTGGAGGCTCAGGTGCATAAGAATGATGCCATGGATCCTATATTTTTAAGCAACAAAGCCTTGGTGATATGACACTGAATGATTGGCTGCACAAAGTCTGAGCTTAAGTTTTGaatttactgctttttttttattttattttttttgctttgggaAGGCTATGATTTTAGGCAGGCAATTTCTACATTGTTCTCTATGTTTGAAGAGAAATAGTTCTCCATATAGAGTCTACATTTaaccttcttggttaaatatattcctaggcattttattttctttgtcactattgtgaaaggtattgagtctttgatttgattctcagcttcacTGTTGTTAGTGTAAAGAAATGCTGttgatttgtgcacattgattttgtaacctgagacgttgctgaatttatttatcaattccaggggtTTCTTGgcggaatctttggggttttctagatataaaatcatcaaaGAGCAATCAGCAAAGAGcaatcagcaaagagcaatagtttgacttcttctgcccccatttggatgcccttgatttccttctcttgcttaattgctctggctaggacttccagcactatgttgaatggagtggtgacagtgggcaagttgtctggttccagttctaagtggcaatcctctcaatttttcttttaatttcagaatattatggaggtacaaacattttggttacatgatttgatTTTGtgcaatttgagtcaaagttatgtgttCCCATCACCAAGAATAGCATGtgttgtacctgttaggtgtagatttacccatcccttcctcccccaacccacttgcttggtttctgttgagttttactaccatatgtgtacATGgcattgatcaattagttccaatttaatacatGTGGTTATTCCATTgttgtgatactttgcttagaagaatggcttccagttccatccaggttgttacaaaaggtattagttcaccatttttttaatagttgaatCGTACTCCATAGTAGTGTACATAcaccacactttattaatccacttatgtattgatgagcacttggattgattacacatctttgtgtttgtgaatggtgctgcaataaacatttcagtgtggctgggcatggtggctcatgcctgtaatgttagcactctgggagcacaaggtgggaggatcgcttgaggttgagaacagcctgagcaagagcgagaccacatctctactaaaaatagaaagaaatttgctggacaactaaaaatatatagaaaaaattagtcgggcatggtgccatgtgcttgtagtcccagctactcaggaggctgaggcaggattgcttgagctcaggaatttgaggttgctgtgagctaggctgatgccacagtgctctagtccaggcaacagagtgagactctgtctcaaaaacaaacaaacaaacaaacaaacaaaatcacacacacacaaaaaaaaacatttgaatgcatgtgtctttttgataaaatgactttttttcctttgggtaaatacccaataatgggattgctggatcaaatggtacgtctacttttagttctttggagtatctccaaactattttccatagaggctgtactgatttgcagtcctgccaacagtgtacaagtgttcccttctcttaCATCCACACCAGCACCTGTTGTTTTgggtactttttgataaaagccattctcattgggcttaggtgatatctcactgtggttttgatttgcatttccctgatgattacaagTGTTGAGCATTtataatatgtttattggccattagtctagcttcctttttctttgtttgtttgctttttattttttatttattttttttatttcaggatattatgagggtacaaatgtcttggttacattttatgtctttgcctcacccaagcgaggtttagaggcatgcccttcccctctacaatgctcaccgtgtccattagttgtgagtttgcccccccagccccctaatccctggagaatattactaccatgtgagcaccatagtgttgatcagttagtgccaatttgatggcgagtacatgtggagcctattcctccgatcttgtaatacctcactgtggataatgggcccaagctctatccaggataatataagaagtgccagttcaccattgttttttgtagttgagtagtattccgttataaatataccacattttattaatccactcatgtatcgatgggcacttggttttTTTCTacacctttttttaaatttcagcatattatgggggtacaaatctttaggttacgtatattccCCTTGCCCCTCGCTTCCtttcccgagtcagagcttcaattgCATCCATCCACCAGATGGTGCAGATCGCActgattatgtatgtatatacccatcccctcctccccactcccatctgcccaacacacgattaatgttattcccatatgtgcatttaggtgttgatcagtgaaaccaattgatggtgagtacatgcacttatttttccattcttgggatacttcacttaatagaatgggttccaactctatccaggaaaatacaagaggtgctatatcaccatcatttcttatagctgagtagtactccatggtatacatataccacattttattaatccactcatgtattgatgggcacttgggttatttccacatctttgcaattgtgaattgtgctgctataaacattcaggttcaggtgtcttttttatataatgtcttttgttcttttgggtagatgtccaataatgggattgctggatcaaatgtccCACAAATGGCAAATGTGTCTCCTTTGCCATTTAGTTCAAAGGATCTTTTGAGTTTcctcttgatttcctcatttatgaaataatcattcagcagaagtttgtttagtttccacaactttgtgtagagatgaga
Encoded proteins:
- the LOC138383656 gene encoding prostate and testis expressed protein 2, producing MFVLFLLGTVFLLCPYWGNLQDPPKETEIMCYKCRKYHLGLCYDVMKSCSLKYKQSCAVENIYILTRKGKSMYHYSKLSCMTNCEDINFLGFEKRTELICCNHSNYCNLPEGL